In a genomic window of Quercus lobata isolate SW786 chromosome 4, ValleyOak3.0 Primary Assembly, whole genome shotgun sequence:
- the LOC115985608 gene encoding uncharacterized protein LOC115985608, with amino-acid sequence FAESPVYPPNIFRRRFRMSRSLFLRIKSNLEEKDEYFVQKRNATGLLGLSSLQKMTAALRMLAYGVAADFTDEYVRIGESTAIESLKKFVEAIVDIYSTEYLRSPNSNDIARLLRVGERRGFPGMLGSIDCMHWKWKNCPSGWKGQYTGHSREPTIILEAVASYDLWIWHAFFGLPGSHNDINVLDRSFIFTNLAQGRAPSVNYSINGHDYTMGYYLADGIYPSWSTFVKTISVPLGRKNSLFATTQESTRKDVERAFGVLQARFAIIRGPARLWKTEALDYIMKACIILHNMIIEDERDTNGAEDFDYEQLPESIPTTVSHEPAEEFSQFTAFIAAHEKN; translated from the coding sequence TCGGAGGAGGTTTCGAATGAGTCGTTCTCTTTTTTTACGTATTAAATCTAATCtagaagagaaagatgaatattttgttcaaaaaagaaatgctaCCGGATTGCTTGGTTTGTCTTCCCTTCAGAAGATGACTGCCGCACTAAGGATGCTTGCGTATGGAGTAGCGGCAGATTTTACAGATGAATATGTGAGAATTGGAGAAAGCACTGCAATAGAGAGtctcaaaaaatttgttgaagccATAGTCGATATTTATTCTACAGAGTACTTGAGGTCTCCAAATAGCAATGACATTGCTAGGTTGCTAAGAGTTGGTGAAAGGCGTGGATTTCCAGGGATGCTAGGAAGCATTGATTGCATGCACTGGAAATGGAAGAATTGCCCATCGGGGTGGAAAGGTCAGTATACTGGTCATAGTCGTGAGCCAACAATTATTTTGGAAGCAGTAGCATCATATGATCTTTGGATATGGCATGCATTTTTTGGGTTACCTGGGTCTCATAATGACATCAATGTGCTAGACCGTTCTTTTATATTTACCAACCTTGCTCAAGGTCGTGCACCTTCGGTGAATTACTCAATCAATGGACATGATTATACAATGGGATATTATCTTGCTGATGGTATATATCCTTCATGGTCCACTTTTGTAAAGACAATCTCCGTTCCACTGGGTAGAAAGAATAGTCTTTTTGCTACAACTCAGGAGTCAACAAGGAAGGATGTAGAGCGTGCGTTTGGAGTACTTCAAGCACGATTTGCAATCATTCGTGGGCCTGCACGTCTTTGGAAAACAGAGGCTCTTGATTACATTATGAAGGCATGCATAATATTGCATAACATGATAATTGAAGATGAACGTGATACTAATGGAGCAGAAGACtttgattatgaacaattgccTGAAAGCATCCCTACAACAGTGTCCCATGAGCCTGCAGAAGAATTTAGTCAATTTACGGCATTC